Within the Setaria viridis chromosome 3, Setaria_viridis_v4.0, whole genome shotgun sequence genome, the region GTCGAGCCGCGGGGGTGGGAGGAATAGGAGACGAGAGGGGAAAGCGGGGGGTTGTGCTCTGGAAGGGAGAGGTGGGGAAGGGGGTTCCCTGCTCGCGCTCGCGTGTGCACTCTGCTGGTGGCTGGGCCGGTGGGCCCTCTGTGCCGCTGTAATTGGGATGGTCCCACGGGCCAGCGAGACGGCGGCTCTGCAATGAATGGCGTCGTCAAGCTTTTGATGAACTGCTGTACTGAAAGTGAACCATCGCAGCGGGCCAGCGACACGGCCCAGCAAAAGAGAACTTATGCAGCCGACCAGCCGTAGCACCGGCACGAGTTGATGGAACACGAGTACTCGACACAAAAATGCATTAAGATTTTTTTTGCGATTTTTATAGTTTATTAGAGTATCTAATACTAAATTGGGTTGTAGATGTGCAAAGGGTCTGATTGGTTGGTCGCATATCCCCCGACCAGGCTTCGTAGACGCATGGGAGGATGATTGGTTACCTTTGTAGACGCCGGAGCTAGACTTCATAGGTGCAAAAAGGAAGCTAGAGCCAAGCTCGTCAGCGGGCGTTTCCCGCGGGCCTAGCTCATGCGATGTTGGCGAGTGCGACGGGGCTAAGAGTGCAGTGAGAGAAAAACAAATTAGCAAATGTCTGGACGTGGGTAACCAATCAAAGTCTCCACCCGTCTTGTCTGTATTGGTGGAGCCAAGCAAACAAAAGCCAGTTGCGTGCGGCGGGCTAGCTAGCACAGGCCTGCATGGGTGATGCGAGCCAGGCTACCGAGATACGAAAACCAATCACGCCCAAAATTGCATTGAAGTGGTGATGAGAAATTCTCAAAGTATTTTCTAACATAGGATTCATACCCTTAAATCATCTTAAAATATGTATTTAAACCTTGGCTTGTACATggagaaataagaaaaaaaatgtcaatAGAGATAGATTAAACTAGTTGAAATAGTTTGAAGAGTAAATGAGTCAATGTTGTCCGGGAGGAAGTAAATTCCTTGGTGTAGTTAATGGACTTCTTTTATGGTATAGGTATACATATACTACTTTAAATGGTGAAAATTCTACATTTAAATGGTGAAAGTTCAACTGCGTGATGTAAATCTATATAACTTTTTATATGTTGGTGGGTCCAAATAAGTTTGACTAACTAGAATCTAAAACAATATAGATTTTGAGTCGAACGAAGAGTAGTTGTTGTGAATAAACATTACTTGCATAAACCGTATCCCTCTGTCCCCGAGAACGACTTAAATTCTGTTTCCTCGAAATTAaaagattcttttttttttcaaaaataagtTTCAAAGATGTAGAGTGAGAGCATTAAAAAAGAACATATAAACTCCTATCGATCTAGAAACTTCACGAGTCACAACACTTGGGGGTTGCCCAACAATTACGTGATGCACTAAACACTCCCAACAGACTCTTATAGCAAAGAAAATTACAAAAGCGCAAAACAATTATTTATAATGATTAAAAGGCATATGAAAGCTACATGATGGCTAACCATGTTGGGCGAAAATGTCCATGTAGTTCACTTTTTTTGGCTAAAGAACGGAGATCATAAAACATCTACACTCCATTCGGTAGAGATGGTTGTGGCTGTGTTGTAGCTCCAGCCAGCCGTGTAGCTAACTGCACCTTGCAGCACCTAAAAAATGACGGGAAAGATGACATCAGAAGAAATGGTGCCAATGCTTAAGTATAGGAAACTACTAAATTAGGATTTAAACTACTGGAAAAAAAAGTGTGGTTGGTCCTGCAGCCGAGCGGTTGGACTGCAACTGTTTTCGCCCTGCAGCCGAACAGTTGGGCTGCAGCTACAGCCGCCGAAGAAGTATAAAGCGAACATGCCGCTATAGTTTAGGTGAACACTAGGAATGAGAGAGATGGCACAAAGTTAAAAGAGCGAGGACGTACATTATGTTAGGGTTttccaaaatttacatgaaaaagCTACCTACTAGTAACTTTATAGATACAAAATTGTTGCCTTCTTTTATAAAGTTCTATGGGTTATGGAGTCATTCACCTAGGGTTAAAGATGCGTATAGGCTTTGCTTTTATTCGAGTGCTGCTCTTTTTTAAGACTGGCTTGGACACAGATCAAATAACTCCTATGAAACATAAGGAAATTTGGATACTTCGCTcctatgtaaaaaaaaaaagaacttacCGTGTGGCCTTCGGTGAAAAAAAGGTTTCATTTATCATGGGCCGGTCAACACTATGCAAACCATAATGAAAATGAATTTAAGTTTTACGCAGAAACTTTATATTTCATCAATGAGCATGGCACGGTACGGAATCCTGCAATGTAACTCAaaacagaaaataagaaaaagctGGAACAAACTAAAAAGGGATTCATTTATCATGGGCCGGTCAACACTATGCAAACCATAATGAAAATGAATTTAAGTTTTACGCAGAAACTTTATATTTCATCAATTAGCACGCAGCAACTTCATCTTGCCCGCTGTTAGTTTAAAACATGGCACGGTACAGAATCCTGCAATGTAAAacagaaaatgagaaaaagatGGAACAAAACTAAAAATATGGAAAGATAGGGGCATTCCAAGAATTGAACTCGGAACCTCTAGCACCCTAAGCGAGAATCATAAAAGGAACTATATTTTTGTTGTTTAACGAGCTTCATGTTGTTTAACGAGCTTTAGCATTTCAATTTGTGAACCGTGACAACGTTTTATACAGGGCAGAGTAGTCAGGTTGGTAATGGGAATAAACTAGACTGGCAAATCAGTGAACTTTTGTATTGTAATTCATATGGTTACGTCATTCATGTGTTGTCCTGTTTTTTATACATTCATTGTCAAGATATTCCATAGGCTAAAAGTCACTACTTTAATCTTATAGTTTAGATACATTACACTAGAGGTATACAAGAACAAATACATTTTACATGCTGAATCTTCTATGTCCAAAATGAAAATAAGCTTACGAGAGATCACATTTTACTCCCTTTGCCGACTTTGAAATTCGAGGTACCATCGCTGTTCCACCTGAATTTATTTATTAACAATGCAGTAATTTTTTATACATTAAAAATGGCAACGAATTTGGTGACATTTTGGTGCCATTGCTAATAGGAAGAAGTCCATTTTTGACCATCGAACTATCGCCTCAGTTTGGTTTTGATCATCGAACCACAAAACTAGGAATCTTTGGTCACTCAACTCTTAAAACCGTTCATATTTGGCCATCGGACGGTTTTGGTGGGTAGTTTTGCTAACATGGACGCCACATGACGGTGGGATCCACTTGTCagccctcctctctctttcttttctcctctccttctcctatctctttcttctctcctatCTCCTCGGCCGACAGCTGGcggcccccgcgccggccgcccctgcacAAGCCTCCACTGCGCCGGCCTAACCTACGCCGGGCGCCGCTGGAGTCCCCCACACGAAGACAGAactgctgctcgccgccgtcgacgagctTCGCTAAGCCAATTCAGCCGCTTCGGTCAACACCAGCAAGAACGCACACCACCACGAGGACGCTGTCGCCGAGCCGCACACATACCGCCCGTTCTCATCGCTTGTCGTCCACCGGAGCGTCGCCGCCCCATGGATCCCGACCCAGCCGCCGTCACAGCCACCGTCTTCGATTCCGGCCATCCCGGTGAGCGCCTCCACACGAAgccctccacctcctctatcTCCCGCGCCACCCATCTGAACCCCCAATGTGCCAGACCGTCAGCGATTGAACGCCTGGCCGCTTCCACACCACAGGCAGGCACTCTACCACTGCTCACCAAGGCCTGCCTCTCCCCTTCCTGCACCGCTGCTCGCCAGGGTCCGTGCCATCGCTCGTTGGCAGCTACGCAAGTGGTGCGGTGACTGCGCAGGGGGGTGGacgttgccgtcgccgccgggttTGGTGCGAGCTGGAATCGGCCAGGGCAAGGGAGACAcgggggatggcggcggctggcgcAGGGGAGGCGCAGGGACGGGAGGTGCAGGGGCGGCTGGAGGCGCGGGGGATGGCTGGTGCAGGAGAGaaaagagggagaggagaggagaggagaaagagagatATGAGGGCTGGCAAGTGGGCCTGCTACCATGTGGCATCTACGTCAGCAAAACTACCCACCAAAATCGCTCGATAGCCAAATATGAACGGTTTTAAAAGTTGTGTGGCCAAAGATTCCTGATTTTGCGGTTCTATAGTCAAAACCAACTAAGGCGATGGTTGGATTTCCAATAACCCAAACTACACTATGCTCTCTTCTCTGCAACGGACGGCTGAGATCATCTCTCACGGAGCCACAGCTTCAATtcgtctccctcctctcctctgacctcccctctcccctcccctcccatgGAGCCTGACGCCGcccaaaaccctaaccctagccccgtcccgccgcccatctCCGCCTACTACCAGACGCGCGCGGAGCACCACGCCGTCGTCTCCAGCGACTGGctcgcgcacgccgccgccgccgcggccgcctcccccggcgccgatgcggcggcggcggcggatgcggccgccgctcctcccccctcccccgggGGCGCCGGAGGCGTGATCGAGGAGTTCAACTTCTGGCGCCGCAAGCCCGAGGCcgcggaggcggtggccgcCATCATGGCGCTGGCCGCCGTCATCCGCTCTAGCAGGGCCACCACCATGATGGAGCTCGAGATCGAGCTCAAGAAGGCCTCCGACAAGCTCAAGGTCGATAGCGCAGCCGATTCACCTGCTCCATGTTTCCCGACTGCTGCGCTAGTGTATATTTGCAGTGATGGGCATTATTCCCCCAACGGGTCTTGGCCTTCTTGGAACTATGTGTGCCAGTGTGTGTCCATGTTAAGCAAAGATAGTGAATCGAAATTCTGCTTGCATAAAAGTGGTTGACACCCTAATTAGCACATTTGGCCCTACTTTTTCCGTTTCACAATCTCACCTTAATTACCATGCTCTGAATCTGAATAATTCAACTGACCTTTTGACGACAGTCTGGAAAAGCTAAATGTTCGATGTTCATAAATCATAGTCATTTTAATGTGCAAATCCATCAGTCATGCTTCATGCACTTTGTCCTTTTTATTGTGCCTTTATACTCGCTAGTTACCTGAGCCCCAGGACGGGTAAGTGCGCCTCTGTCAAGTCATTTTACTGGTTTCAAGTTTGACTCGCGTGCAAATCCATGCCTCCACTGTGATGTCACCACTTATTTTCTGCATGGTCTTCCTTTGTTAATCTTTTTGGGCAGTATATTTATCATAATTCTAGGAGTTTCGATTTATCCATGTGGATGGCGTATCGTGTACTGCTCCTAGTTGTTTTATTTATTCAGTTTTTTTGTTATAGCTTTCATTGTCTTCTTTTTACTATGGGTATTAACATTAAAAGCTCCTATGTGTTTCAGTCCTGGGATGCTACTTCCATTTCTCTGTCTGCTGCATGTGATTTGTTCATGCGGTTTGTAACGAGAACCTCACATCTGGAGCATGAGAAGTTTGATGCAGCAAAATCACGCCTAATTGAGCGTGGAGAGAAATTTGGAGAGATATCTTTAAAGGTTATCAGCCAATCCAGAACTTACATTCTAGTTTATATAGTCAAATTTATGCCCTTTTTTTCTGATGCTTTGGTGTGATGCGTTTTCAGGCTCGCAAGACAATTGCAATGCTCAGCCAGGATTTCATTTATGATGGATGCACTATGCTTGTACATGGGTACTCCAGAGTAGTGCTGGAAGTTCTAAAGCTAGCTGCATCAAACCGCAAGCTCTTCCGGGTACTATGCACAGGTACAGTGATCTAGTTGCAAGATGTGATTTTCGAACACAAATAAAATGATGATAGGAATGAAATACACATTGCATGAAAGTGCAATATGATTTGTTATAGTGAATGGTGATGGTGGGAAATAGTGTATTCTTGCACGGAGGTGCACTATGATAGGTTCAAACTTATTTCCTTAGG harbors:
- the LOC117850635 gene encoding uncharacterized protein, coding for MEPDAAQNPNPSPVPPPISAYYQTRAEHHAVVSSDWLAHAAAAAAASPGADAAAAADAAAAPPPSPGGAGGVIEEFNFWRRKPEAAEAVAAIMALAAVIRSSRATTMMELEIELKKASDKLKSWDATSISLSAACDLFMRFVTRTSHLEHEKFDAAKSRLIERGEKFGEISLKARKTIAMLSQDFIYDGCTMLVHGYSRVVLEVLKLAASNRKLFRVLCTEGRPDRTGLRMSNALAALGIPVKVLIDSAVAYSMDEVDMVFVGADGVVESGGIINMMGTYQIALVAHSMNKPVYVAAESYKFARLYPLDQKDMTPAHRPIDFGVPVPTGVEVETSARDYTPPQYLTLLLTDLGVLTPSVVSDELIQLYL